The sequence CGCCCGGACGATatcggcggcgagggcgaggtCGCCGCGGTCGCCGGTGACCTGGAACGACTTGAACAGCAGGAGCGCCGTCCCGAGCCCGCCCGTGTAGAGCGTGTAGTCCGTCACCTGCCGCCCCGCCTTGGCCCACGTCTCCTCCACGACCTGCAGGGGAGCCGAGCAATCAGCCGAGCACCTGGCGCGCGCCGCGAAACCAACCGAGCCCAAACCCGGACGGACGGCCACTCGGCCAGAAGCCACAGGCCACACCGATTGAGAGGCTTGCCTTATCCTTGAGCCGGAGCGCGGCGCGGAGGAGCCGGTCAGCGAGCCTGGGGTAGGGAAGCGAGATGAGCCCCGTGGCCTTGTCACCAAcaccctcgccgtcgccgtcggaaGCCTCGGCGACGAAGTCGGGGAAGTCGTTGGGGAAGAAGCGGTCGGCCATGGTCTCGCCGCGCAGGCTCCGACGCCGCTTCGACGCGTGctgcgaggaggaggaggaggaggcgcacgAGGATTCGCGACCGGGGAGTCCTGCCGTCGCCTTCGCCTTCGTCTTCTCGCCAACCCAACCGCCGTTTCCCATGTCTGCCGCGGCGTCGGGTTATAAAAAATGTTGACGAGTTCGCTGGACGCCGCGGGCGCTGGCACGTCCGTCGCGCGCTCCCAGCAACACGTGGAACGCGCCGCAGATTACCCTTTCCGACCTGTCGAGGTCGAGCGGTCGAGCTGCGTGCGGCTCGCCTCCGTGACAGTGACGGTGAGAGTCCGGTAAGCTGCTGTATCACATTTTCTTTGAGCGAAAGTTTTTATTTATTGCAAATGACGTAGATACGCCACTGCACACCTGCACCATGCTTACAAACCCACGAGTATGACTCAGGCATGAACTTTgccataaaataaaaatttacagtaaatataacTTCTCGTGTTTTTACACACATATGTTCTATTTAAATTGCTTATTCCTTTAACCTTATACTCATTCATGCACCTACCTCATACTTCTTTATATACTTAtctaatataaattttaatataaataaacagtACTGATAAGCCATAGGTTCGTATACTATAATAAAATTTTCGAGTTGTAGGACATACCGCTGCACAGCCACACCACGCTTACACACAATGACACAACCTGTGCACCTCTCACGAAATTGCTATACGACGCACGTGCGTTTCTATGTCACCGAGAAACACTCACCATGCATGGCTTGCTGTCTAGTTAGTGCAGCAATGCAGCGTTTACAGGCCCGTAATTCTATAGCtgtttcagagttcagactACTAAAGCAGAGTACTACTGGGGGTGTGCTTGCTCTCATTCATTTGTTCTAAATGGTTTTGTGCTCGGCCTCATGACTCGAAATTTTGTGCTTTAGCTATTTGAATCCAAGCTTAAGACAAAGAAACATCCAAGCTTCAGGACAATGCTTATCTGTGAACCTGCTTTGGTTAGGCACATTTCTCGTCCTAAGATGGTATAAGCTTCTTGAGTTTTGCGTTTTCGTCCGGACCTGGGAAGTAATGTCCCAAAAACACATACATAAAATTGAATGCTCTGTTCACCAATCACTCTATTAGACATCCTATCTTGATTTGAATGAGAAAGGCAATGGTTTTATACACTAAATCCGTCCATATCCACTGAACGACATCAGCCTAATATGTTAATGTACAACATAGTGCCTACGACGAAGCCTTAGTAATAGCTAGAAAAAAGAACTGTAAATCATCCTCTGGAAAATTGAGGCCCTCAAGATGTGCTAAAACTGTCCGCAAGTTTGAGCCGGTGCATGACCTGCAAAGAGCTGAAAAAATCCAATAAATTTGAAATGAATCTTCAGAGTTGACCTCAGAAATTTGAATATATAGAGGAATAATAGAACGTGCAAGGTGGAGGCCAGTCACTACTTTTATGGTTGGCAGACTAATAACATATGGAGATCAAGAACCATCTTAGTTTCTGAGCAAAATTGAGTAGTACCTCGGGTCTGTGTTTTCTCGTATCTAAACTTGGTACTCATGAACACGCATCCACTTTGTTGAAGACCATTTGTTGCCTTTTATCACTGGACATCCACCTAAAGGAAATTTTGCAGTTAAACAGAAGGGTCAGTGTTGTGGTGTAACCCTTTAACTGTAGAAAAATATGTCATGGCATCAAGATCTTCTAATCTCACCGTGCAGGCTTGTGGGATCCAGGGATCCATCAGGTTTCATGCTCCAGAAAAGCAATGCATCTCCCATCTTCGGTTTAACAGATAGACCCCTCTTTGCACATTCAGACAGTTCATTATAAAATGGTGATGAGCTGTTGTTCACTGTCACGGAAGGGAACACAGTCTCACCACCCTCTTCAACATCCGAACTAGTAAATAACAATTGCCACAAAAAATAATGTCAATTGTCATCAATGAAGCATATACATAGATTGAATATTATAATACATACAGATACATAAGAAGAGTTGCTATACGCTGGCCTCCATTTTTGGTGTTGTAATCATCATGGAAGTAATCAAAATGAGGTTCGTACTTCTGTCCAGCTTCATAGTGGAGAACTTGAAGACCCTCTCCATGCTCTGCAAAATTATGGAGCAACAACAAAAAGAGGTGCTGATGACATTAGAAGCAAAATTGCACTAGAAAATAATCAAGCATCAATGTTAGGGTAAACACTCTTTCCAGGAAGATAACCGGGCCGAGTGGGCTGCTATAGAAGGGATTGAACTATAGATTAGGGAGGCTTAGAACCATAGAGAAGACATAAGAGAGGAGACTAGGAACTAGATCGATTTCTCTTGTTTGATTACAAAGAGTGGTGtgccctcctttatataggagcCGACCCTAACAATCAAAACGAACAAATCTTGTCTCTAAGACTAACTCATAGATATTATCTCTAACTAATATAATCTGATCCCTAACAACTAACCTTATCTCTAACCGGCGCTACAGTAACTCGCCACTACAACTCACACGGGTACTGTTCACGCACATAACAACCAATGCCGAAGACAGACTAGTTGCCCTTGGTGATTTCTATTTATATAAGCTGGCCATCAGGTTTTGCTGTAATCGCTttacttatttatttgtttttttgtaGAAACAGAGCTGATACTTGATGCTTGAGACCCCATGCGTACCTTGTCATATTGTTGAGTATGTACCACCACGtactttttttattaaaaatgtGCAATTATATGTCAAACTATGCACGTTTAGCAAAAAAAGCACATGTGGTACCGTTCCAAAAATCTAAGTTTTGGAAACGTACTGGTGAGTGCACAATTTAGTACATATCCATTGTTTCCAAGTCATGTAGTTTTTAGTTAAACCTGACAACTGACATGTACTACAACATACTCTGCATGCATTACATTTAAACCTCCAAGATTTTACTAATGCAACTATCCCAGAactgaagaaaaaaattcaaggATGTATTAAAAATACTGTAGTGCACAATTTAGTACATCTGTAAATTGTGTCAACAGTCTTTGGCACAGTATGTGATGTACAATTTGGCGAGTCGGAGAGACAGTAAAGCAGTAGACAGGACTCTGGAGTCATTCCATGAGGCAGACTATTTTATCTGTATGTATGACCTAAAAGTGCGGTTTAAAGTTACGCTTTGTGGAACAGCTAAGGTTCTACACCTTAATAAAATGAGACTGTAAATTTCATTTAGTTTTTCAGATGGTGGTTCAATCCGATTTGCCTTTTGAGTTACAGTTCAAAACTTGTCATATGTACGGGTTAGCTATGTTAAACAGCACCATTCAAACAACAAAGCTGGTGATTCAATGTCTGTTgagcataataaaaaaaattcacagaataGTCGGCAAACACTTCAACTTTAAACCCATGGTAAATACTACATACCTACAGGTATGAAGGTGTAATCTGCTATCCTTTTCTCGATTGTACGAATAACTTTGTCCTGCCCTCTTCTAAGAAACATTCCCGAACTTGTCCGCACCCTGAATATGCCCCCATCAAGCAAAATGAGCATCATAGGTGATGTAACATCCCCTAAAGAAATTAGAATTTTGGCAATGTTAACACCTGCTATCCTTGCTCCCTCCAGTTGCTGAATCAACTACTGTTGACTTCTTCATGTGAGGCTTTGCCAGTGAAATCAAATACTCACATTCTTCCTTGGACTGGGAATAACATAAAATTCAGTCGTAACCTGATTGTTAGGTGAAGTAATAAACTAACAAATATTGGAAACAGTCGCAGTAAAAACACAGTTGAATATGAACATCACATTAATCCTAAAATTAAATCATTTTACATTATGAaaactcatcatcaacaaacATGAATTTCAGCTTATTGATTCATCCTAAAATTACTTCATTTTATATTATGAaaactcatcatcaacaaacATGATGTTTTTGCCATCATGAACTTCTTCATACAAAATCATTCAAATGATTTGCTGAGAGAAGTAACTGTGATATATCAGCTCAAATGATAAGCTTAACATGAGGCATCCAGCCAGGGGCGAAGCCAACCGAGAACGCCGCCAGGGTCAAGCTTAGCGATGAACAGTACAGAACAGTGATTTCTCGCTGATTTTGCAAAAAACCGTCGGGGTCAGATGACCCCAACAAAAGGGCCTGGTTCCGCCCCTGCATCCAGCCCATATGATTGAAACCTGATTTTGAACTCCAGATCCACCACTCTATCAGAATCGAACCCTGCATGATACTATGAATATTGACTGCAAATTGGGAGTACAATGTACAGCCTGGTtctgctcaaactcttcatgAAGCTAAATGACAGCCGTATCCCCATGTACAATAGCCGTTTTAAGTAAACTGTCAGTAGTGCTGCCCCTCAGATCTGGAACGGAATCATCAAAACCACATTTTTCGTATCTCATTCACAGCGTCACTAAATCCCATCCTGTGTTCCTACATCATAACTACAACCACTTCCAGGACAGGATCATACGAAGCATCCGTACATGTTACTGAAAAAGGAACAATGGATTTTGCAGAGGGCTAAGCTAATTCGATCATTTAAGCAAAACAATCACCTAATGGTCTGACCTTTGCACAGATTGCTTAACTACAATTTCAACAGAGTCGAAACAAATCCAAACAACTCGAGATCTCTTGACCATAAACATGAAGCGAAATCGCATCGTAGCCTAGCATGCGGTCCTTCCCCCAAGACCAGAACGAATGAGGCGAGGGACTCACGAGGAAGTTGTGGTACACGAACGCGCGGGGCTCCCACGACAGCACCTCCGTCCACGGCTCCCCCTTCTCCCCGCGCATTTCCAGACCCCTGCAGCACGCAAGAAACCACGCGTCAGCCTCCCACAGGAAACGGCGGGAGCAAACGTGAGCACGGCGGGATCgcggggaggaggagcagagaagGAAAGGCGCACGATTCGAACGCGGATCTGCggaggcgcgggcgcgggcgcgcgaGCCCCGCGCCGCGGCCGGCGCCATCGGAGGCCCCGGGCAGCGAGAGCGCTCCGAGCGCCAGGAGCAGGAACAGCGCCGCGCACGCCAGCAGCAGCGCCGCCACGACCGCCGTCGACGGCCTCCCGCTCCGCTTCCCACCCCCGCCTCCGCCGGCGCCACCCAGCAGCGGCctcccgccccgccccgccgcccGGCCCGCCATGCCCACCGCCACGTCGCACCCTCGCGTGCGCTTCGGCGCAgctccttctctttctctcctccCACCGGTGGTTCaagcttcctcttcctctctctctctctctctctctctctctctctgacctGAGTCGCGGGTTTTTTTTATCGCGAAGGAGATGCTGCTGCGCTGGTAGTACGACGAGGCGCGGCCGGGTTCGGTATGTGACGTGTCAGGCGGGGAGGTGGTGGGTCCCACTCCGGTCAAGTCCACCTGGGCCGTATCTCACGGGACGAAAGTCCACCTAGGCCGTATCCCATAAGCACAACCAAAGCCCAGCTTATCTACCTTTTTATTTTCCCTCAAAAAAATCTTCctctttatttctaatttttcccTCGAGCATATCTTCCTTTATTTTTTGCAAATCAACCTCTTCTTATCGGCTCACTAAACACGTACAATATTTTTTGCATTCGATATTTAAATGATCTTCAGGACTTAAATAAGATTAAAGCTTCGAAACACCGACGCCTTCTACTGAAGAACAAAGCATATCTCTTTTAATGGTTCTTCTTCCGCCGTTGTGAACTACAAGAGACGATCGGTGAACGACGATGCAGCCGAGGAACCAACGACCGTTTTCTTTAACGCGAGCGCCACGCGCCGGCGAGCCAAGAGACGACGATACCGCTGAGGAAACAGCAGGCTCGTTTTGTTGATAGCTTCGTCTAACGGCGGACGCAGGAGACGCCTGAGGCCCGTTTCGCTCAACGGAAGCCGATCGCTGCGCGTACGGGTTGCGTAGCGCTCGGTGCCTCCAATGCGCGCGGCGCGTACAACGCGACGCGCCCATGGACGCTAGCAAGGCGACCGGCATGCGCTGCCTCCAACGCAGGCCCATGGACGCTGGCAAGGCGACCGGCACGCGGCGCCTTGGGAGCAGCCGACGACGAACGATGACCGGTATGCGGCGCGACGTAATTGGCGAACAGGAGGCTGAGGCACTGAGAAGGCTCGAAATCCTTCCGCGATATGGATTTGTATATGATCAACCAACCAATACTGTAAAGAACAACCCGAGAAACCATACCGTTTCTTCTTGTCCTCCAAATGAAAGAACAAAGGGAGAATGAGAGAATGCCGGACATACTGATCCAATTGGGATCGTGCTGTTTATATAGCTGATGTTCAAGTACAGAGTTACATCTGAGATCCTGTAAACAAGAAGAACTGCTGCATATGCGCAACTAACAGAACTAGCAGAGCCTGCGATGACTATGAACGCGGTCAGCATGCTACTAATCTCGCCATGACTAAGCCATGGACGTTATCACTACTCACTAGTGCTAGTGCTACCTGTTACAATGTTTACAATATTTCTAACACTCCCCCTCAATCGAAACGTAGTTCTCTCAAGTTGAGATTGCGGCAGATTGCACTGAACAGTGCCCTTAACAATAGCTTTGTAAAGATATCAGCTAGTTGGTCCTTTGATGAAATGAATCTCACCTTAAGTGCTTTACGTGCAACTTGTTTTCTGACAAAATGAAAATCCACTTCAATGTATTTCGTACGAGCATGAAACACTGGATTGGCTGTGAGATATAAGTTGCACCGAGGTTGTCACATCATAGCAATGGCGATTTATGCTGAAACACACCAAGTTCCTTTAGTAACGACTGTATCCATATTATCTCTTCAGTAACATTTGCTATCGCCTTGTACTCAACCTCTATGCTCGATCTTGAGACTGTGGGTTGCTTCCTTGAGCTCCAAGACACAAGATTTGATAAGAGGAATACAACAAACCTGCTAGTTGACCGTCGATCATTCGGGCACCCTATCCAATCTGCATCATTGAATGCACTGACATTAGTTGTTGAGGATCTCTGTAGTTTCAATCCTCAATTAAGAGTACTTTTGACAAACCTGAGCACTCCTTTCACTACAACCCAATGGACATCAGTTGGAGACTGTATATATTGACACACTCGATTAACTGCAAATGCTATACCAGGTCGAGTGATGGTTAAATACCGCAGCCCTCCAACTACACTCCGGTACTGAAACTGCTCCTTTTCTTTCAGTGTTGTACCTTGATCTTTGTTAAGTTTTTCATTAGCTACCATTAGAGTAGAGATTGGATTGCATCTTTCCATGTTTGCTCTTTTCTAAAGATCAAGAGCATATCTCTTCTGTGACAACAAGATTCCATTTTGCTCTGGCTTAACTTCAATCCCGAGAAAATACTCAAGTCGGCCAAGGTCTTTGACAGCAAACTCATCTCTGAGTTCTTGGATCAACTTGCTGATGGTAGTAGTAGTTGAGCTCACTGTAATATGTCATCCATGTAGATCAGCATATAAATGATTACTGCATCTTGATTAAACACAAACAGTGAGACATCAGCTTTGGATGGTCTGAAACCAAGTTCTTGTAGTTTCCCTGTTAGACGAGAATGCCATGCCTGTGGGGCCTGTTTCAATCCATATAGAGCTTTCTTCAGTCAACAAATATAGTCACTAAGCTTTCTTGGATCATGATACCATGGTGGCTGCTTCATATATACTTCTTCTTGTAGTACACCGTGTAAGAAGACATTTTGAATGTCAATTTGATGCATTGTTCATCCCTTAGTGACTGCAAGTGATAAGATGATATGAACAGCAATAAGCTTGACAACCGAAGAGTATGTGTCAAGGTACTCGACACCATACCGCTTTTTAAACCCTTTGGCCACAAGACGAGCTTTGAACCTGTCAACCGATCCATCTGGTTTTCTTTTATCTTTGAACACCCATCAACTGTCAATGAGATTGATGCCCTTCCTTGGTGGAACTAATTCCCGGGTCTCATTCTTGAGTAGAGCAGAATACTCACTATTCATGGCTTCTCTCCACTGTGAATGCTTCATGGCCTCCTGCAAATCGCTGGGTTCAAAGAGTTCAGCATTTGCAGAGAAAGTTGTTGTCGAGCCGGTTATAGTAGCTGAACCTGTGACACTACTCATGTTCTTTGAAGAGTGACTTGAGCAGGTTGAGCTACATCAGATTCACCAACATCTGCATTTAGTTTAGATTGTTCTGACACTGATCTTGAACCTAAATTTTCTGAACTCCTGATAGGGAAGCCTGTATGAGAAGCACTGCCAACAGAGATATCAGAACCAACAATAGGGTCAGGTAGATTACTACTCAAATGTGAAATATCTATTGCTGGCTCATTCAATAGGTTGTTATCAGAGAGATCAATAAGTTCATGTTCACGATAAAGAATGGGTTTGACTATAGTAGGGAAGATTGCAGGATGGTGTGAAGTATTTGGAAACTGATTTCTAGTGACAGGTTGGGCTACAAAGGGGAAAgcattttcatcaaaaatcacaTCCCGTGAGATGTAGCCCAGCCACTAGATCTATCGAAGCATTTATATCCTTTGTGTGAGGAGCTATAGCCCAAGAACAAAAACTGCTTGGATATGAAGTTTAGCTTTCTAGCATTGTATGCGCGCAATTTTGGCCAACAGGAACAACCGAATACACAAAGAAGTGAGTAGTCAGGATGAGTGCCAAGCAGCTTATGGACTGGGGTGTCTTGATTTAAAGTTCGACTAGGCATGTGATTGATCAAGAAACATGCAGTATGAAATGCTTCGTCCCAGAATCTAAGTG is a genomic window of Phragmites australis chromosome 24, lpPhrAust1.1, whole genome shotgun sequence containing:
- the LOC133907704 gene encoding probable prolyl 4-hydroxylase 3, producing the protein MAGRAAGRGGRPLLGGAGGGGGGKRSGRPSTAVVAALLLACAALFLLLALGALSLPGASDGAGRGAGLARPRPRLRRSAFESGLEMRGEKGEPWTEVLSWEPRAFVYHNFLSKEECEYLISLAKPHMKKSTVVDSATGGSKDSRVRTSSGMFLRRGQDKVIRTIEKRIADYTFIPVEHGEGLQVLHYEAGQKYEPHFDYFHDDYNTKNGGQRIATLLMYLSDVEEGGETVFPSVTVNNSSSPFYNELSECAKRGLSVKPKMGDALLFWSMKPDGSLDPTSLHGGCPVIKGNKWSSTKWMRVHEYQV